acagggagaaacccataataactggtacaatgggatgtaccccctgccatgcacccacagagtataaatgtagatgtagaagaattcgATGTTTCAAATTGCCTCCCATTAATACTATGATTGAGATAAATTAGTGAAAAGTAACTTAATCAGGAATGATTTGGGAGAAAACTCAAAGCAGCTGACGCGACAGTAGATATTGTTCTAACTGCTGCACCAAACTACCTCATGCAACCCACTTGCATCATGTATCCACTGCTAACAGTTGCTTATTTTGTAGTAGGATGTCAGCTGGTGTTGTGAATCTGGAGGAAGGCGTCTGACAAACCATCATTTATGGAGTTTCAGCATCTCAAAGTAGTGAACAATAATGACGACAAGCTATACATCTGTGTACAGTACAAAACGAGAcatattttcgtgtggtaattcattgatacaaattatgaacaaaactaGTTTATTAAAACTCGGAAGTCCTTACTGTATGGAAGTGTCACATTTTTACAGTTGAGGCTGGGTTGAAGCTTCGTGGTTTTCTTGTGTTGAAGTACAGCTTTATTGCAAAAGCAGTCATGTGTGCCTTTTGTAAAAGTGTGTAGAAATTATACATTGTTTGGCAGCTACGATAAACACGTCAATTATGCACTTGACATAGATGGTACCAATGGTTACACCAGGCTAGCAATTTCAGAAACGTTTTGTTACTGACATCTAAGTAATTCATTTTTGTAGCTGTATTTTTGATACAGTAAGATAACTTTACCAAAATGACAATGCACCTCAGGTGCTCAATTAGGTTTCATTGAACAACTCAATTTACAAACTAAAACTTATTTTGTTCACTTCTGTGGAGGGATATTCATCAGAGTTGAGCATCCACCAAtttaaatttaatgtttatttatttatttaccgatTTATTTAACTTGCCAAGATTAAGGCCATCAGAACCTCTTTTACATCTAAAAGGGGGAAGTTGCATTATTCAGTTAAATGAAGCACAAAAAGTTTTAAGAAACTGTAAACATATCTTTAAATTCACATTCCATTGTCATTTCTTGTTGAATGGAGTCACGTAGGAAGAACATGCTCAAGAGATTTGAAGCACTGTGAGAATGGCATAATCATGGGAACATAACGTGTGCAGTAGAGTGTTAGTAAACACAGAGTCTTTTTTCTACTTTAAAAGTTTTCCTCTTAATATATTCTGTTAACTGCAACAAACTTCTATGGTTGTAAATTCAGTTCATGTAAGTATTAATGATAAATCTCTTTTCACAACAGCAGGGCTCCAGTACCTTCTACATCTTTACCATCTAATTTGCCTACAAGAAATGTGCAGCAACAACCTCCACCTGTTCCATCTCGCACATATAGGCAGTCAGCTTATGCACCAATGACGTCAAGTACATATCCATCCTATGGTTCATATGGAGGATACTCTGGATTATCCGGCTATGGAAGCTATGGGGGTTATGGTGGTTATGGTGGCTACTCGGGATATGGGGGTTACGGAGGTGGATATGGTTATGGAGGATATGGTGTTGGTATGAATAGGTATGGAGGATACCTACAAAGACCAGAATTGGAAAGCAGGTCAGTTCTACATTTTGTCTTTCGTATGTAGTTCTGTTTGctatatttttatgtttgtaaGTAGGAAAAAAGGGTTTTTGCATTTCACATTTGTTAATTTTCTAATacatgctcctatttttttttaggTTCATCCGCCTGGCAGAGGAAAGTACACGGCCTGCTTTCCAGTCTATAGAATCTTTGGTCCAGGCATTCAGTTCTGTAACTTTCATGTTGGAATCAACGTTTGGTGCAATACACAATTCATTCAGGGCTGTACTTAGTGTTGCAGAAAATATGGGGAGGCTACGTTCTGTTTTTAGTCAACTATTCTCAGCCTTCACAATTTTTCGCACACTCCAATGGCTTTATAAAAAATGCCTCTATTTATTAGGTATGTATTCGACACTTTCTTTTTCAAACGTTTGAAAATTCAGTTGTTACAGCCACACATATAGCTTAATACTTATTAATCATtgcacaaaataatattttcctatAGAAAGATAAGGCTTAGTGCTGTAATGTTACAGATGAGTGATGTTCCAGGTGTACTGAAGTGTGATCCTAGTCAAGATGATATATGGCTCCAAGCTGCATCGAGGGCAGAAGAGCAGCAGGAAGCAGCTGCTGGCCAGTCGCGATTTTCTTGGCCTGTTCTTGTTCTCATGGGCATTATGCTTAGTGGCCCTTATTTGATGTGGAAGCTGCTTAGTACACTGAATGAATCTGTTGGTTCAGGTAATACTGAAATAAAAGTAGTTCTGTAACTGTGATATGTCTAAGTAGCATACCCTGAAAATGTTTTAGGAGTGTCTCTTACATCTAATTactcaatatttttaaatacagTGTTTCACGTATGACACACTACACAACTGTTGTGTCTGGCATTGTACGTGATCAGCTATTCTCAGACACTGATAGGTAGTCTATCAGTTTCAGGAGAACTAGAAGAGTTAAGAGTAGCCTTGGAAACAAGCCTGATAAAATTATTTTGGCATGCTCAAACTGAAATCTTACAAAGTAACCGAAGTGCAGCGACTGACCAGTTCAGATTCTGTTACTCAAAgccagtactgcaactggctgTTGCCATGtgtgctagagagagagagggagagttaaTCCTGAAATTCCCAATCCCCTACCCTCCTCGCCAAACTCCCTGTCCTGGTGAATTGGTGAATCATTGCTGCATTTATTGAGGTATGTTATTTTGCAgaacaatttatgttgaaattctgAAAAATCCTAGTCATTTACTTCAAAATCCTAGTCATTTACTTCAAGAGCCTCTGCATGATGTggagggggggggaaaaaaaaataggagtgcggcatGCATTTAGTGCGATGTGAATCACTGGACTGAACTTTTTCCACCAAACTATAACTTATGATAGGTATGTGTGCAATGTACAGCAACTTTTTTTAAATAGAAGTATCGGTATTAGGATAGGTCTACTGTCAAAAACTCTTTGTTTCAGGATCAGCCTCTCCATTATGCAGAGACAGCAATAGCCAGTTGTAGTACTGAAGTCAAGCAACAGACTCTCAGTTGGTCACTTGAGT
This portion of the Schistocerca nitens isolate TAMUIC-IGC-003100 chromosome 7, iqSchNite1.1, whole genome shotgun sequence genome encodes:
- the LOC126194715 gene encoding probable peroxisomal membrane protein PEX13 isoform X2; the protein is MAAPPKPWESAGANYRIASNFPNPPGFRAPVPSTSLPSNLPTRNVQQQPPPVPSRTYRQSAYAPMTSSTYPSYGSYGGYSGLSGYGSYGGYGGYGGYSGYGGYGGGYGYGGYGVGMNRYGGYLQRPELESRFIRLAEESTRPAFQSIESLVQAFSSVTFMLESTFGAIHNSFRAVLSVAENMGRLRSVFSQLFSAFTIFRTLQWLYKKCLYLLGVLKCDPSQDDIWLQAASRAEEQQEAAAGQSRFSWPVLVLMGIMLSGPYLMWKLLSTLNESVGSGFSLAEWKKSKQPVTLAVAEYDFKAANEEELSVCAGDRVLVAPMNFQAPNAQQSGWVLATVDGQKAGFVPLNYLRITGKMHYNRAVPVKVPPQKQQNAMAAEFPETPETPEMPWQPATDITSVHTDAASVHTLVNEGTTSLSNRTELEMPMPLPPKQIQDEPQQQQQEQQQQQQQQQQQQSPINHS
- the LOC126194715 gene encoding probable peroxisomal membrane protein PEX13 isoform X3; amino-acid sequence: MLSLVRAPVPSTSLPSNLPTRNVQQQPPPVPSRTYRQSAYAPMTSSTYPSYGSYGGYSGLSGYGSYGGYGGYGGYSGYGGYGGGYGYGGYGVGMNRYGGYLQRPELESRFIRLAEESTRPAFQSIESLVQAFSSVTFMLESTFGAIHNSFRAVLSVAENMGRLRSVFSQLFSAFTIFRTLQWLYKKCLYLLGVLKCDPSQDDIWLQAASRAEEQQEAAAGQSRFSWPVLVLMGIMLSGPYLMWKLLSTLNESVGSGFSLAEWKKSKQPVTLAVAEYDFKAANEEELSVCAGDRVLVAPMNFQAPNAQQSGWVLATVDGQKAGFVPLNYLRITGKMHYNRAVPVKVPPQKQQNAMAAEFPETPETPEMPWQPATDITSVHTDAASVHTLVNEGTTSLSNRTELEMPMPLPPKQIQDEPQQQQQEQQQQQQQQQQQQSPINHS
- the LOC126194715 gene encoding probable peroxisomal membrane protein PEX13 isoform X4 encodes the protein MCVRAPVPSTSLPSNLPTRNVQQQPPPVPSRTYRQSAYAPMTSSTYPSYGSYGGYSGLSGYGSYGGYGGYGGYSGYGGYGGGYGYGGYGVGMNRYGGYLQRPELESRFIRLAEESTRPAFQSIESLVQAFSSVTFMLESTFGAIHNSFRAVLSVAENMGRLRSVFSQLFSAFTIFRTLQWLYKKCLYLLGVLKCDPSQDDIWLQAASRAEEQQEAAAGQSRFSWPVLVLMGIMLSGPYLMWKLLSTLNESVGSGFSLAEWKKSKQPVTLAVAEYDFKAANEEELSVCAGDRVLVAPMNFQAPNAQQSGWVLATVDGQKAGFVPLNYLRITGKMHYNRAVPVKVPPQKQQNAMAAEFPETPETPEMPWQPATDITSVHTDAASVHTLVNEGTTSLSNRTELEMPMPLPPKQIQDEPQQQQQEQQQQQQQQQQQQSPINHS
- the LOC126194715 gene encoding probable peroxisomal membrane protein PEX13 isoform X1, coding for MAAPPKPWESAGANYRIASNFPNPPGFSRAPVPSTSLPSNLPTRNVQQQPPPVPSRTYRQSAYAPMTSSTYPSYGSYGGYSGLSGYGSYGGYGGYGGYSGYGGYGGGYGYGGYGVGMNRYGGYLQRPELESRFIRLAEESTRPAFQSIESLVQAFSSVTFMLESTFGAIHNSFRAVLSVAENMGRLRSVFSQLFSAFTIFRTLQWLYKKCLYLLGVLKCDPSQDDIWLQAASRAEEQQEAAAGQSRFSWPVLVLMGIMLSGPYLMWKLLSTLNESVGSGFSLAEWKKSKQPVTLAVAEYDFKAANEEELSVCAGDRVLVAPMNFQAPNAQQSGWVLATVDGQKAGFVPLNYLRITGKMHYNRAVPVKVPPQKQQNAMAAEFPETPETPEMPWQPATDITSVHTDAASVHTLVNEGTTSLSNRTELEMPMPLPPKQIQDEPQQQQQEQQQQQQQQQQQQSPINHS